The following coding sequences are from one Chloracidobacterium sp. window:
- a CDS encoding SDR family NAD(P)-dependent oxidoreductase produces the protein MELNGSVVIITGASSGIGAATAQHLAACGAKVVLFARRAIEMHRVADAIQQDGGAALVVPGDVSQSADVQRLMRETLDAFGRLDALVNNAGMGGGLNLCDTRDDLLRRVLEVNVLGCALCAKYAIPHLPRGGVIVNVGSVAGEVATVGMYTASKFAVRGFNDALRREVKPRGIHVVLIAPGFIRTEMTAGLRYSMPGPEIVARAIEKAIRSPRRKIVVPWWYRPLMYLGKIPPIADAIFGNPKTQARYRDRDSVKKLAN, from the coding sequence ATGGAACTCAATGGCAGCGTCGTCATCATCACCGGGGCCTCCAGCGGCATTGGAGCCGCGACGGCGCAACATCTGGCCGCGTGCGGCGCGAAAGTCGTGTTATTTGCCCGCCGCGCTATCGAAATGCACAGGGTGGCGGACGCCATCCAGCAGGACGGCGGCGCGGCGTTGGTCGTACCCGGCGACGTGTCGCAGAGCGCCGATGTCCAGCGCCTCATGCGGGAAACGCTGGACGCCTTCGGCCGACTTGACGCGCTGGTGAACAACGCTGGCATGGGCGGAGGTCTTAACCTGTGCGACACCCGCGACGACCTGCTCAGGCGGGTGCTGGAGGTCAACGTTTTGGGGTGCGCGCTATGCGCCAAGTACGCCATACCACATCTGCCGCGCGGCGGCGTCATCGTCAACGTTGGTTCGGTGGCTGGCGAGGTGGCGACGGTTGGGATGTACACCGCGTCAAAGTTCGCTGTGCGCGGCTTCAACGACGCCCTCCGGCGTGAAGTCAAGCCGCGCGGCATTCACGTCGTCTTGATTGCGCCCGGTTTCATTCGGACAGAAATGACCGCTGGGCTGCGTTACAGCATGCCGGGGCCGGAAATCGTCGCCCGCGCCATTGAAAAAGCCATTCGGTCGCCCCGGCGCAAAATCGTTGTGCCGTGGTGGTACCGCCCGCTGATGTACCTTGGCAAGATTCCCCCCATCGCCGACGCCATTTTTGGTAATCCGAAAACGCAGGCCCGCTACCGCGACCGTGACAGCGTGAAAAAACTCGCCAACTAA